GGGGATGGGGAGGTGGTGGAGAATTCAAAATTCAAAATTCAAAATTCAAAATTAAATTCTTTTTACTCGATACTTCATCCTTCATCCTTCATCCTTTATCCTTCCCCAATCAGTTTTTGCCAGATAAAGCTGCCAAAACACCGATAGAAGGTAAAATAGCGGCTGCTCCTTCGGTGGATAATTCAGCTAAAGCGCCTAAAGCAGCATTAAATATTTGTGCTGGCTTGATATCATCCTTAATCAAGTTCCACAACCGTCTGACTTCTTCGGTGTGAAGTCGTTCATCTTCTGTCAGCGCAAGCACTAACTGACGACGGAGAAACTTACCTTCATCGGAAAGTAAGTATTGCAGACCGAGTTGGGCTGTTGGCAATAGATCGAAGTTGTTGTCGGTACGCGCGATCGAGATCATATTTTCCAAACGCTGCCATTGGAACTTACCATCTTTGAATAACACCTCGATCAAACGTCGCCGCAATTCCGGTGTTTCCCCCGTCAGTAGCCGTCGCGCCACATAAGGATAAGCCACTTCCACGATCTTAAAATTAGAATTGATACTCAGAGCCAAACCTTCCTGAGTTACCAACGAACGAATAATCAGCGCAAACTTCGCAGGTACCCGGAACGGATACTCGAACATCAACTCCGAAAAGCGATCGGTAATCGTTTTGAAGTTGAAATCCCTGACGTTTTTACCAATTATATCCCCTAACACTGCTTCTAAAGCAGGTACGATCGGGCGAATATCCGTTTCTGGCGTCAAGAAACCGAGTTTGACAAAATCCGCCGCTAAATCCAAATAATCCTTATTGATCAGATGGACGACTGCATCTACCAGAGTTTCTTTCGTTCCCTGGTCTAATTGATCCATCATGCCAAAATCAATATAAGCCATCTGACCACCCTGCACCCATTTAGTGGGTTGCTTTTCCGCATCTACCGGACATTGCGGTTGTAGACCAAACAAATTACCAGGGTGAGGGTCAGCATGGAAAAATCCATGTTCTAAAAGTTGTTGCAATCCGGAAGTTACCCCGATTCGGATCAAAGCATCGCTATCGAGTCCGGCTTTTTTAATTTGTTCGGTATCTGTCAGCTTAATACCGTGTATCCACTCTAGGGTAAGGACGCGATTGCTGCTGTAGCGCCAATAAATAGCCGGAACTTTTACCTCTGGATTATCTCGGAAGTTGGCAGCAAATTTTTCGGCGTTGCGTCCTTCGTTCAGGTAATCAATTTCCTCAAATAACTTAATGCCGAATTCATCGACAATCAAGGTCAAATCATGCCCCAAATTCAGGGGAAGCCAAGGTGCTAGCCAACCAGATGCCCAACGAATTAAGTATAAGTCTAGTGTCAGGATGGGGATTAAGTTCGGTCGCTGTACCTTAACCGCTACTTCTTCCCCGGTGTAAAGTCTGGCTCGATAAACTTGTCCTAAGCTAGCCGCCGCGATCGGTTGGGGAGAAATTTGACTATATAGTTCATCTACAGCCCTATCTAGCTCGGACTCTATTATATTAAAGGCCATCCTAGTATCAAAAGGTGGCAGTTGATCCTGTAATTTGATCAACTCGTCTAAGAAGTCTTTTCGGATCAAATCTGGTCGCGTCGATAAGGCTTGACCGACTTTAATATATGTAGGGCCTAGTTTGGTGAGAATTTTTCGTAGCTGCGCCGCTCTTTTAAATTTGTTCTGCTCAACCCGATTTTGCCATTCGTCCCATTTCAACCCCAACAGAAATCCAGCAAAATAACGAATGATGGTGATAGTACGCCAGATGGCTAGCCAGGGACGTTTGCTGTAGTAACGTGCGATCGCATTTGGATCGTAGCGTTTTAACCGAGCGAGTGGATGCTGATTCACGCTGTTGTTTGCCTCTTAATAATTTGAAACTATTGTTGAGAACGCCTTACCGACAGGAGCCTCTCTCTAAGCTAATCAGTTAGACATACAAGACTTCCTTCGTATTACTGCGGAAATCTACCCCTGCTGATATATCATTTTTTGTTTATTTATTAATTTGGTCTTAATTATAGTATACAGAACTACACAAACTATTCTTTATTTGCTAGAGATCGGTAGTTTGTCGATCGAGAAATCCCCATACCCTGTCAAACAATATCAGTTAATTTGACAAATTTACTTATTTAATATATAATTTACACCCGTTATTCGTAATAAATTTGGCCATTTAGGGAGCAAACAACCTGATATAGTCATTAGTCATTTGTTATTAGTCATGAGTTAACTGTAACTGTTTGGCTAATTGCTCAGTCTTTGATTAAATACTAATCAACACCAAAGCTCACAAATCCCAAATATAAAATCTAGAATCTAAAATAGCCAGACACTTTCGAGTGTTTTTATTTTATGCAAAAGAAACTTCGTTTAACCGCCGCCTTGTACATAGCCGCATTAGCAATGATTAGTGGATGTTCTACTCCCCAAGCTCCCGCAGATAAAACAGAAAATCCTCAAGCAGATGCTTTAGAAGCATCAGATAAGAAAACAGAAAAGATTGCTAATGCTCAATTAACAAAAGTGAATAATATTCCAGGAATTGCCGATCCAAATAACCCAGAACCGACAATTAATGGGGAAATTGAACAATATATCAAAAATTTAACCGAGAAGGGTTTTTCCTCACAAACTCAAGGCGTATGGATGCAAGCTGGTAATACACTTTTAGCAAATTACCGAGGTACGATTCCCCTACCTGCTGCTTCCGTAACAAAAGTAGCAACTAGTCTGGCAGCCTTACAAACTTTTGGCCCAGAACATCGATTTGTCACGACAATTGGTGCAACTGGATCTATTGAAAATGGAGTTTTAAAAGGTGATTTAATAGTGCAAGGAGGAGAAGACC
Above is a window of Leptolyngbyaceae cyanobacterium DNA encoding:
- a CDS encoding AarF/ABC1/UbiB kinase family protein; amino-acid sequence: MNQHPLARLKRYDPNAIARYYSKRPWLAIWRTITIIRYFAGFLLGLKWDEWQNRVEQNKFKRAAQLRKILTKLGPTYIKVGQALSTRPDLIRKDFLDELIKLQDQLPPFDTRMAFNIIESELDRAVDELYSQISPQPIAAASLGQVYRARLYTGEEVAVKVQRPNLIPILTLDLYLIRWASGWLAPWLPLNLGHDLTLIVDEFGIKLFEEIDYLNEGRNAEKFAANFRDNPEVKVPAIYWRYSSNRVLTLEWIHGIKLTDTEQIKKAGLDSDALIRIGVTSGLQQLLEHGFFHADPHPGNLFGLQPQCPVDAEKQPTKWVQGGQMAYIDFGMMDQLDQGTKETLVDAVVHLINKDYLDLAADFVKLGFLTPETDIRPIVPALEAVLGDIIGKNVRDFNFKTITDRFSELMFEYPFRVPAKFALIIRSLVTQEGLALSINSNFKIVEVAYPYVARRLLTGETPELRRRLIEVLFKDGKFQWQRLENMISIARTDNNFDLLPTAQLGLQYLLSDEGKFLRRQLVLALTEDERLHTEEVRRLWNLIKDDIKPAQIFNAALGALAELSTEGAAAILPSIGVLAALSGKN